In Sulfitobacter albidus, the following proteins share a genomic window:
- a CDS encoding DUF2793 domain-containing protein — protein MSDTSPRLSLPLIAPAQAQKHVTHNEALTRLDVLAQLTLEGVEAETPPVTPQEGDVWALGASPSGDWTGQAGTLAAYVNGAWLFITPAVGWQAVNISDGSQRVWSGGAWDIPGTVTLDNVEGIGINASFDAFNRLVVASEASLFNHAGAGHQIKVNKAAATDTASLLFQTGFSGRAEMGTAGSDAFAIKVSADSVTWNTGLLFDPANGRAQAPSGLTVTGTLTGSAVTQTQMDTTPGRLMKVGDFGLGAVIAPLIVNIDDNTLPFGQYRTTAPSTTGTFPTSMAWGHVRIFGSNLGDFVQLFANVVDDKLFMRRYRTSAGGWQPWRTFWNTANTTVDANGFLREASPIVRLFNDQHVEPVETVGARFTRVGTGHYTLDDVAPLASEGWSVEIPRDFNGNREVFAEIAYDADTRCLNVRTSAPVWDGAWRAGDACDIPEGRWIDLRFVPNAPEEVPEDAEAL, from the coding sequence ATGTCCGATACCTCCCCCCGCCTCTCACTGCCCCTGATCGCCCCGGCACAGGCGCAAAAGCATGTCACCCACAACGAGGCGCTGACCCGGCTGGATGTGCTGGCCCAACTGACGCTTGAAGGGGTGGAGGCCGAAACTCCTCCGGTCACACCGCAGGAGGGCGACGTCTGGGCATTGGGCGCCTCTCCCAGCGGCGACTGGACAGGGCAGGCAGGCACCCTTGCCGCCTATGTGAACGGGGCATGGTTGTTCATCACGCCTGCGGTGGGCTGGCAGGCCGTGAACATCTCCGACGGCAGCCAACGTGTCTGGTCCGGCGGCGCGTGGGACATCCCCGGCACAGTCACGCTCGACAATGTCGAAGGCATCGGGATCAACGCGTCGTTTGATGCGTTCAACCGGTTGGTTGTTGCGTCCGAGGCGAGCCTGTTCAACCACGCGGGCGCGGGCCACCAGATCAAGGTCAACAAAGCGGCTGCAACCGATACCGCCAGCCTGCTGTTCCAGACCGGGTTTTCGGGGCGGGCCGAAATGGGCACGGCGGGCAGCGACGCATTCGCCATCAAGGTCAGTGCGGATTCCGTTACATGGAACACCGGGCTGCTGTTCGATCCGGCAAACGGGCGGGCGCAGGCGCCTAGCGGTCTGACCGTGACGGGGACACTTACCGGCAGCGCTGTGACACAAACGCAAATGGACACGACACCGGGGCGGCTGATGAAGGTCGGCGATTTCGGACTGGGCGCGGTGATCGCGCCGCTCATCGTGAACATTGACGACAATACCCTGCCTTTTGGGCAATATCGCACGACAGCACCGTCGACGACGGGGACATTCCCGACCTCGATGGCGTGGGGGCACGTGCGGATCTTTGGCTCGAACCTTGGGGATTTTGTGCAGCTTTTCGCGAATGTGGTAGACGACAAGCTGTTCATGCGCCGCTACCGCACAAGCGCGGGCGGCTGGCAGCCGTGGCGCACGTTCTGGAACACCGCCAACACAACCGTGGATGCCAACGGATTCTTGCGCGAGGCAAGCCCGATTGTGCGGCTTTTCAACGACCAGCACGTCGAGCCGGTCGAGACGGTCGGCGCGCGTTTCACGCGGGTGGGCACCGGGCACTACACACTCGACGATGTGGCGCCATTGGCAAGCGAGGGCTGGTCGGTCGAAATCCCCCGCGATTTCAACGGCAACCGCGAAGTCTTTGCCGAGATCGCCTATGACGCCGATACACGCTGCCTGAATGTGCGCACCAGCGCGCCGGTCTGGGACGGCGCATGGCGCGCGGGGGATGCGTGCGACATTCCCGAAGGACGCTGGATCGATCTACGCTTTGTGCCGAATGCGCCCGAAGAGGTGCCCGAGGACGCTGAAGCGCTCTAG
- a CDS encoding mannose-1-phosphate guanylyltransferase/mannose-6-phosphate isomerase has protein sequence MADTIFPVLLCGGSGTRLWPLSRKSYPKQFAKFSGDVSLFQASAQRLSGDGFGAPVIITGSDYRFVVTEQLAAIGAGALATLIEPAARNTAPAVLVGALALEAERGEGAETLMLVAPSDHVIEDAAQFRAAVAAAVPTARDGQMVTFGIRPTRAETGYGWLALSQEPRADFDPVAQPLDGFVEKPDAATAEALLTGGTHLWNAGIFLFTTATLIAAFERYAPQTLATTRKALAEAERDLHFTRLSPEHWEALEDDSMDYAIMEKADNLSVVPYAGAWSDLGSWEAVWRDGEPDADGMVLTPGATAIDCSNTLLRAEDPNQQLVGIGLQDIVAIAMPDAVLVAHRDHTQGVKEAVTMLKAQGVSQAETLPRDYRPWGWFESLVVGDRFQVKRIVVNPGAALSLQSHHHRAEHWIVVEGTARVTVDDAVTLVTENQSIYVPLGAVHRMENPGKMPMVLIEVQTGSYLGEDDIIRYEDVYARGQGAKG, from the coding sequence ATGGCTGACACAATCTTTCCGGTGCTGTTGTGCGGCGGGTCGGGCACGCGGCTGTGGCCTTTGTCGCGCAAGAGCTACCCCAAGCAGTTCGCAAAGTTCAGCGGGGATGTGAGCCTGTTTCAAGCCTCTGCACAGCGGCTATCGGGGGATGGCTTCGGCGCGCCGGTGATCATCACCGGGTCCGATTATCGCTTCGTGGTGACCGAACAGCTTGCCGCGATTGGCGCAGGCGCGCTTGCGACATTGATCGAACCCGCCGCGCGCAACACCGCCCCGGCGGTTCTGGTCGGCGCACTCGCGCTGGAGGCAGAGCGGGGGGAGGGCGCCGAGACGCTGATGCTGGTTGCCCCTTCGGATCACGTGATCGAGGACGCCGCGCAGTTTCGCGCCGCTGTGGCGGCCGCAGTGCCGACCGCGCGGGACGGACAAATGGTGACCTTTGGCATCCGGCCCACACGGGCCGAAACAGGCTATGGCTGGCTGGCGTTGTCGCAAGAGCCTCGGGCGGATTTTGACCCCGTGGCGCAACCGCTCGACGGATTCGTGGAAAAACCCGACGCGGCCACCGCCGAGGCCCTGCTCACGGGCGGGACCCATTTGTGGAACGCGGGTATCTTCCTTTTCACAACCGCCACGCTGATCGCTGCGTTTGAACGCTACGCACCGCAAACCCTTGCCACCACCCGCAAGGCGCTCGCCGAGGCGGAGCGGGATCTGCATTTCACCCGTCTTTCGCCCGAGCATTGGGAGGCGTTAGAGGACGACTCCATGGACTACGCAATCATGGAAAAAGCGGACAACCTCAGCGTGGTTCCATACGCAGGCGCATGGTCGGATCTTGGCAGCTGGGAAGCGGTCTGGCGCGATGGCGAGCCGGACGCAGACGGGATGGTGCTGACGCCCGGTGCCACGGCGATCGATTGCTCCAACACCCTGCTGCGTGCCGAGGACCCCAATCAGCAGCTTGTCGGGATCGGCCTTCAGGACATCGTAGCCATTGCCATGCCGGACGCCGTGCTGGTCGCCCACCGTGACCACACGCAGGGCGTCAAAGAGGCGGTCACGATGCTCAAGGCGCAGGGCGTGTCACAGGCCGAGACACTGCCGCGCGACTATCGCCCATGGGGATGGTTCGAAAGCCTTGTCGTAGGGGACCGGTTTCAGGTCAAGCGCATCGTGGTCAATCCCGGTGCGGCCCTGTCCCTGCAAAGCCATCACCACCGCGCCGAGCATTGGATCGTTGTCGAGGGCACGGCCCGTGTGACCGTGGACGACGCGGTGACACTCGTGACCGAAAACCAATCGATCTATGTCCCGCTTGGCGCCGTGCACCGGATGGAGAACCCCGGCAAGATGCCGATGGTTCTCATCGAGGTTCAGACCGGCAGCTATCTGGGCGAAGACGACATCATCCGATACGAAGACGTCTACGCCCGCGGCCAAGGCGCCAAGGGCTAG